A genomic stretch from Haemophilus parainfluenzae ATCC 33392 includes:
- the asnC gene encoding transcriptional regulator AsnC encodes MNNIDTLDRQILRVLTKDARTPYAEMAKNFGVSPGTIHVRVEKMRQSGLIEGTKAIIDERKLGYDVCCFIGIILKSAKDYEKVIKKLETFDEVVEAYYTTGNYSIFIKVMTHTIAELHSVLATKIQLIDEIQSTETLISMQNPILRDIKP; translated from the coding sequence ATGAACAATATCGATACACTTGATCGACAAATTCTCCGTGTACTGACTAAAGATGCCCGTACACCTTATGCTGAAATGGCCAAAAACTTTGGGGTGAGCCCAGGTACGATTCATGTTCGCGTAGAGAAAATGCGCCAGTCTGGTTTGATTGAAGGCACAAAAGCGATTATTGATGAGCGTAAGCTGGGTTATGATGTGTGCTGCTTTATTGGTATTATTTTGAAAAGCGCAAAAGATTACGAAAAAGTGATTAAAAAGCTCGAAACTTTCGATGAAGTGGTAGAGGCGTATTACACCACAGGGAATTATTCTATTTTTATTAAAGTAATGACACACACGATTGCTGAATTACATTCTGTGCTGGCGACTAAGATCCAGTTAATTGATGAAATTCAATCGACGGAAACTTTGATCTCCATGCAAAATCCAATTTTACGAGACATTAAACCTTAA
- a CDS encoding extracellular solute-binding protein translates to MKKNAVQYIKSLCLSAVAFVATSAAFAAEKLYVYNWTDYVPSNLVAEFTKETGIEVIYSTFESNEEMYAKLKLTSSTGSGYDLVFPSSYYVNKMAKEGMLQELDHSKLSNFNQIPANLLNKEFDPNNKYSLPYVYGLTGIGVNADDIDPSKITSWADFWNPEYKGKVLLTSDAREVFHIALLLDGKSPNTTNEEDIKAAYERLVKLLPNVVTFNSDSPEVPFVQGEASIGMLWNGSAYLAHKENPSIQFVYPKEGAIFWMDNYAIPKGAKNTEGAYKFIDFLLRPENAKLVVEKMGFSMPNEGVKALLSPEMANNPTLFPSAENIEKGIMQGDVGEAVDIYEKYWNKLKTN, encoded by the coding sequence TTGAAAAAAAATGCTGTTCAATACATTAAATCTCTTTGTCTGTCTGCCGTCGCATTCGTCGCAACCTCTGCGGCATTTGCTGCTGAAAAACTTTATGTTTATAACTGGACTGACTATGTGCCATCTAATTTGGTTGCGGAATTTACCAAAGAAACCGGCATTGAAGTGATTTATTCAACATTTGAAAGTAATGAAGAAATGTATGCTAAATTGAAGCTGACCTCTAGTACAGGTAGTGGTTATGATTTAGTTTTCCCATCAAGCTATTACGTTAATAAAATGGCGAAAGAAGGCATGTTACAAGAGCTTGATCACAGCAAATTAAGTAATTTTAACCAAATTCCAGCAAATTTATTAAACAAGGAATTTGACCCAAATAACAAATATTCTCTGCCTTACGTTTATGGCTTAACCGGTATCGGTGTGAATGCGGATGATATTGACCCAAGCAAAATTACGAGTTGGGCTGATTTCTGGAATCCAGAATATAAAGGTAAAGTATTATTAACCAGTGATGCGCGAGAAGTGTTCCATATTGCATTACTTTTAGATGGAAAATCACCAAATACCACGAATGAAGAAGACATTAAAGCGGCTTACGAGCGCTTAGTGAAATTGTTACCAAATGTGGTGACTTTTAACTCTGACTCGCCAGAAGTGCCGTTTGTTCAAGGTGAAGCTTCTATCGGTATGTTATGGAATGGTTCGGCTTATTTAGCACACAAAGAAAATCCAAGTATCCAATTTGTGTATCCAAAAGAAGGCGCGATTTTCTGGATGGATAACTACGCGATTCCAAAAGGTGCGAAAAATACAGAGGGCGCTTATAAATTTATCGACTTCTTACTTCGTCCTGAAAATGCGAAATTAGTGGTTGAAAAAATGGGCTTCTCAATGCCAAATGAAGGCGTGAAAGCGTTACTTTCACCTGAAATGGCGAATAACCCAACCTTGTTCCCATCTGCTGAAAACATTGAAAAAGGCATTATGCAAGGCGATGTGGGGGAAGCAGTAGACATTTACGAAAAATATTGGAATAAATTAAAAACCAATTAA
- a CDS encoding NAD(P)/FAD-dependent oxidoreductase — protein MLEFAHQEHVKSYYLDSRNQTFELPPLTQQEEADVCVIGAGFFGLSAALELAEKGKKVIVLEGARVGFGASGRSGGQAINGFEEGIDEYIAQVGFDKAKQLWDMSLEAIDIIDERIAKYGIQCDWKKGYATLALNERRMDDLIEMEKASHATFGYDKMQLWDKAKLKQHLGSDIYVGGLYDSNSGHLHPLNYCLGLAKACLDLGVQIYEQSPVVDLVEKSGCIEVKTDKSAVISQDVILATNAYIDALPKSIHHGINRKILPVESFIIATEPLDQATADSVINNGMSVCDNNILLDYYRLSADNRLLFGSDSSSEKDMVQIMRRNMLHVFPQLENVKIDYGWAGPIDMTMNASPHFGRISPHIYFAQGYSGHGVALTGLAGRIIAEAILGNDERLRIFEGLKVPSFYGGKYLKNLATKIGVLYYKFLDRYR, from the coding sequence ATGCTCGAATTTGCTCATCAAGAACACGTCAAATCTTATTATCTCGACAGTCGAAATCAAACCTTTGAACTGCCGCCGCTCACTCAGCAAGAAGAAGCAGATGTTTGTGTCATCGGTGCGGGTTTCTTTGGCTTATCTGCTGCCCTTGAATTAGCAGAAAAAGGCAAAAAAGTGATTGTGCTAGAAGGCGCGCGAGTCGGATTTGGTGCATCTGGTAGAAGTGGCGGTCAAGCCATCAACGGTTTTGAAGAAGGCATTGATGAATATATTGCTCAAGTAGGCTTTGATAAAGCGAAGCAACTTTGGGATATGTCGCTAGAGGCCATTGATATTATTGATGAGCGCATTGCGAAATATGGCATTCAATGCGATTGGAAAAAAGGTTATGCCACATTGGCGTTAAATGAACGTCGTATGGACGATCTCATTGAAATGGAAAAAGCCAGCCACGCGACTTTTGGCTATGACAAAATGCAACTTTGGGATAAAGCCAAACTGAAACAACATCTAGGCAGTGATATTTATGTAGGCGGTTTATACGATAGCAACTCAGGCCACTTACACCCATTAAACTATTGCTTAGGTTTAGCAAAAGCCTGCTTAGATTTGGGCGTGCAGATTTACGAACAATCTCCTGTTGTGGATTTAGTAGAAAAATCAGGCTGCATTGAAGTCAAAACCGATAAAAGTGCGGTCATTTCTCAAGACGTTATTTTAGCTACCAATGCTTATATTGATGCACTACCGAAATCCATTCATCACGGCATTAATCGTAAAATCTTACCGGTTGAGAGCTTTATTATTGCGACCGAGCCCTTAGATCAAGCCACTGCTGATTCCGTGATCAACAATGGTATGTCTGTTTGCGATAACAATATCTTACTTGATTACTATCGTTTGAGTGCGGATAACCGTTTGTTATTTGGTAGCGATTCAAGCTCCGAAAAAGATATGGTGCAAATTATGCGCCGCAATATGCTGCATGTCTTCCCACAATTAGAAAATGTCAAAATTGATTATGGTTGGGCAGGACCGATTGATATGACAATGAACGCTAGCCCACATTTCGGTCGTATCTCGCCGCATATTTATTTTGCGCAGGGCTATTCTGGTCATGGTGTCGCACTAACCGGGCTTGCGGGACGTATTATTGCAGAAGCGATTTTAGGTAATGATGAACGTTTGAGAATTTTTGAAGGGTTGAAAGTGCCTTCATTTTACGGTGGAAAATACCTCAAAAACTTAGCCACCAAGATCGGCGTACTCTATTACAAATTCCTCGATCGTTATCGTTAA